AGGCCGGGGGGCAGGCTTTTCATCATCGACCAGCACCCCGGCATCTTGGGCTACCCTCTCCTGCGATTGCTCCACCACGAGGGCTTCGACGCCGCGGCCCGCGAGTGGAGCTTCGCCTCCTCCGGGCCCTTGAGCGGGGCCAATGGGGCCCTGGCTTGGATGGTCTTTCGCCGGGACGCGGCGAAGTTCGGCGAGCGATTTCCCAAGCTGAGAATCATCGCGTACCGCCCGCACACCCCTCTGCTTTACTGGCTAGCCGGAGGCCTCAAGCCCTGGTGCCTGGTCCCGTCGGCGCTCCTTCCCGCGGCCAAGGCCCTGGACCGGGCCCTACTGCGCCTTTCCCGCGATTGCGGGACCTTCGTGGACATCGAGGTAGCCAAGACGGGATAGCCTCTCGCTCAGCCAGCACGAGGCCAGGATCATGAGGAAGGGGTCTATGGTGGTGGCCCTGTAGCGGTTGCCGGCACTCGTGGTGGCGTAGATCGCCATGGTGACGAATACCGCCCAGAGAACCGCGGCGCAAAATTCCCATTCCCCCCGACGCCGCGCCCAAAGGAATCCCGCCAAGCCGAAACAGAGAACAAACAGATAAGAGAGCCAGCCGGCGACCGCGGGGAGAGCCGCGAGCCCGCTGTGCCGCCGCACCTCGCTGAAGTCGAGGCACAGCCACATGGCCGCGCTGTTCTTGAGCACGATCGAAGGAAGGAATTTCCAGTCCCCCCGCATATTCTTAAAAGCGAGCCTTCTGCCCTCCTTCGATATCGCCAACTCCTCCCGGGGCGAGGGAATAGCCCCCTCGGCGATCCGCCGGCTTCCATAGGGCAGATGCCTCCAAGCTTCCCCGGTCCGGTCCAGGGTCACCATCTGGCTGTAGTACAAATACCAGCCCGTGCGCGTGTCCAGGGGGACTATCTCCCCGAACACGGCCCTGTTGCGAGCCATCCACGATCCCCAGGCCAGCGCGAAGAAAAGGTAGCCCAGGCCCAGGCCCCGGAGGCGCCCGGCCCGCCCCTCCCGGACCCAGGGTCGGGCTAGAAGGAGAAGGGCGGGCTCGATGAAAATCCCGATGGCCCGGGTCATGGCGGCCGCCGCGAGGCACACCCCGTGGAGGAATCCGTCCAGCCAGCCTCCGCCCCGCCCCATGCGCAAAGCCGTCCAAAGCATGCCGGCGAAAGCCGGAAGGAAAATGTTTTCCGTCAAAAGCTGTGGGATAAAATAGAGGAAATAAGGATAAACCGCGCCCATGGCCACCATCAAAAGCTCGGCTCCGGGCCCGCCCAGGAGGCGCGCGACGCGACCCAGCATCATCACCATCAAGATTCCTAGGAGCACTTGGACCCAACGCACGGCCCCCGGATAGCGCCCCGAGAGGGAATAGATTCCGGCTACGAAAACGGGGTAGGCCGGCAGAATGAAGGCGCTGGGCCTGCGGCCCACGCCGAGCACGCCCTGAGCGGCGAGGTTCCAGGCGAACCTGTCGTAGACCTCGCCGTCGTCCACGGTGGACCAGCGGTTGTAGAGGCTGCCGCCGTCGGTGCCGGCCACGAGCCAGGCCCGGACTCCGAGCCCTAGGGCGACGGCCAGCGCGTAGAACCGGAGCCTCTTGCCCCCGGCCATCAATCCCCCCCGGGAAGGGCCAAGGCGTTGAGCGAGCCCCCCTCCGGGATCTCGCGGGCGAGATCGGGGCCCCAAGGCAGGCGGCGGCGCCCGGAGAGGCTCCGCAAGGAATACCCCAGGGAGCGCAGGAAATCCGCCAGCTCCTCCAAAGTCGCGCCCTCCCGCCTCAGGATGTAGGGGCAAAGCTCCAGCACCAGGACCGGCCGGAATTTTTCGAGAGTCCGGCGGCCGCTCTTCAAGGCGCCAAGCTCGTATCCGTCCAGGTCCATCTTGACGAGGTCAA
The nucleotide sequence above comes from Elusimicrobiota bacterium. Encoded proteins:
- a CDS encoding glycosyltransferase family 39 protein; translated protein: MAGGKRLRFYALAVALGLGVRAWLVAGTDGGSLYNRWSTVDDGEVYDRFAWNLAAQGVLGVGRRPSAFILPAYPVFVAGIYSLSGRYPGAVRWVQVLLGILMVMMLGRVARLLGGPGAELLMVAMGAVYPYFLYFIPQLLTENIFLPAFAGMLWTALRMGRGGGWLDGFLHGVCLAAAAMTRAIGIFIEPALLLLARPWVREGRAGRLRGLGLGYLFFALAWGSWMARNRAVFGEIVPLDTRTGWYLYYSQMVTLDRTGEAWRHLPYGSRRIAEGAIPSPREELAISKEGRRLAFKNMRGDWKFLPSIVLKNSAAMWLCLDFSEVRRHSGLAALPAVAGWLSYLFVLCFGLAGFLWARRRGEWEFCAAVLWAVFVTMAIYATTSAGNRYRATTIDPFLMILASCWLSERLSRLGYLDVHEGPAIAGKAQ
- a CDS encoding class I SAM-dependent methyltransferase, with the protein product MKILRETIRNKKALRAFYEDCYQKFKACLAHCPTEGEALEIGSGGGFCEKVIPGVVTSDFLPYEGVSRVMDARRLEFPNESLRAIFMLNAFHHVCDPGRFLEEAERCLRPGGRLFIIDQHPGILGYPLLRLLHHEGFDAAAREWSFASSGPLSGANGALAWMVFRRDAAKFGERFPKLRIIAYRPHTPLLYWLAGGLKPWCLVPSALLPAAKALDRALLRLSRDCGTFVDIEVAKTG